Within Candidatus Hydrogenedentota bacterium, the genomic segment GGTTCACGTGCCTGACGCTTGGGGCTGCCAACGATTCCATCCTTGAGCGTCTTGAAGTGCTCACGAAGCTTGGTGTCATCGCCGACGTGAAACTCGACCCGCAGGTCGGAGTGGCTATCGCCGCAGCGGTGACGACTGCCGATATGCGGTAACGAACCCGGACAATGGCCCAATTGACGAATCCAGCACAGATCAGGCGGACTCCGTTCTTGCCGCTTTAGCGATGACACGTCGGTAGCACCACAGGTAGTGAATGATTGAAGCAAGCGTCACGATCAGCGCCGCGACTTCCAGTGTGTGGGCAAAGATCGGCAAGGTGGCGTTTGCAGATGCCGGTACGCTGACTGAGCAATAGGTGACCCAGATCATCGGGAAGCAGACGAGCGTCCGTCTCCTGCTCACCTTATTAATGATATGGTCATGGGTCTCATATGCCGTTGGCAGTTTGGTTTTCATGATTTGAAGAGAAGAAGCCAGATGATCTCTGGCTAGAAAGAACACGATGAGAATGGTCAACCATTGTCCGTAACCCATTTGGCCGGTTCGAACCGTGTGAAAAATGAGTAGGGTACCACAGGCCAAATAGAAAGTTCTGTCCGCAAACTGATCCAGGAACTGACCAAAGGCGGTGCACTGACCGAGCCTCCTGGCCAGTTTTCCGTCAAAGAAATCGAGAAGAGTCGCAAGCACAAGGCACGTAAGTACGAGCCATGAGAAATCGTTTCCGGATAGGATCATCAGAGTGACTGGTAGAAGAAGCGCGAGCCGAAGTATGGTTGTCGCTTGTACTATCCAGAAATTGCTTCGTTCGCGAGGCCTATAGTTCATGTCGTGGTGCCCTTTCGCAAAGTAAAAAAGGATAGCCTATTGCTTGCTATCCTCTGGAGTCCGATCATGTTCCTGGGTTTCTTCGTTACCACTAGGGTCCTTCTGTCTGAAATCTTGAATAACATCCCACCCTTTTCCTATCACGTAGATGAGCCCCATCGTGGAGCAAAGGACAAAGAAGAACCAATCCCAGAATGTAAAATCGTGAAAGCTCGAAGGGATCTCCATAAACCTTCTCCCCATAGGCGGCGTCCGAGAGCCTCGGACATGGCCTCAACCTCCCAATGAGGCGAGTTTCCTGAGCGCTTCACTTGCACCGCGCAGAAAACCTGTCTCATTGAGACGAGGAGAAATCCAAAGAGCGACAAAAAGGAGCATCTATCACCCTAGCACAGAAGGATTTAGCTGTCCAGAAGTCAAGCGTACCGGCCCAATGCCAAAGCAGCGTCATCAATGTGAACATTTGCGAATCCGGGACGCGGCCCTCACGTCTTACTACAGCCATGCGGTACAAAAGGTGTATGATCGGTGCGGAGCGATTAAGGATAAACAAGCGATGAGGAGTACGACTGATAACGGGAAAATGACCAAGCGCGTCGGCATCTGGGTGCGTGTCTCGACCGAAGACCAAGCCAGAGGCGAGAGTCCCCAGCACCACGAGCAGCGTGGTCGTTATTACGCCGAAGCCAAAGGCTGGCAGGTGGTTGAGGTCTACCGGCTGGACGGTGTCAGCGGCAAGGCGGTCAAGGATCACCCCGAGACCCGGCGGATGCTTGCCGACATCCAGCGCGGTCATGTCACCGCGCTCATCTTTTCCAAACTCGCCCGGCTCGCCCGAAACACCCGCGACCTCCTGGACTTTGCCGACATCTTCCACGCCCACGGCGCTGACCTGATCTCGCTTCAGGAGGCCATCGACACCTCCACAGCCGCCGGACGCCTGTTTTTCACCATCGTCGCGGCCATGGCCGAGTGGGAACGCGCCGAGATTGCCGAGCGCGTGGCGGCGTCCGTACCCGTACGCGCCAAGCTCGGCAAGCCCTTGGGCGGTCAGGCCCCCTACGGCTACGACTGGCAGGACGGCAAACTCGTGGTCAATCCGAATGAAGCGCCGGTCCGCAAGCAGATGTTTGAACTGTTCCTGCAGCACCGGCGCAAGAAAACCGTCGCCCGGCTGTTGAACGAATCAGGCTACCGGACCCGCAGCGGGGGGTTGTGGTCGGACACCACCGTTGACCGCCTGCTCAAGGACCCCACCGCCAAGGGCATCCGCCGGGCCAACTACACCAAGAGCACCGGCGACAAGAAGCACTGGGTTCCCAAACCCGAAAGCGAGTGGGTCTTGACCGAGGTCGAAGCCATCGTTTCGGAAGACCTCTGGGATCAATGCAACCTCATCCTCGAAGACCGGCGCAAGCAGAACGCCAAGCGCCCAGGCAAGAAGCCCGTCCACCTGTTTGCGGGCATCGCCGTCTGCCACTGCGGCCAGAAGATGTACGTGCCGTCCAACACCCCCAAGTACGTCTGCCAGAAGTGCCGCAACAAGATTCCGATTGCCGATCTCGAAGGCGTCTACTTCGAGGAACTCAAGGGCTTCTTCCATTCATCAACCGACATCACTGAACTCCTGGCCGACGCCAACCGTGAGATTGCCGACCGGGAACAACTGGTCAAGAATCTCGAACGCGAGAAAGTCCAAGTCGAAACCGACATGGACACCTTGTTCAATCTCCACCGCCAAGGCGAGATTCCGACCCAGGGATTTGGCAAGCGCTACAACCCGCTCCAGGAACGGCTCAATCAACTCGAAGACGAAATCCCCCGGCTCCAGGCCGAAGTCGATTACCTCAAAGTGAACCTGCTATCCGCTGACGATGTGCTCTACGAAGCCAAGGACCTTTACGACCGCTGGCCCCGTCTGGACGCCGATGATCGCCGCCGTATCGTCGAACACATCACCGACCAAATCGTTGTCGGCCAAGACGATATCGAAATTCACCTCGCTTATGTTCCTGTCGCTTCCGAATTGGTGGCAAATAGTCCCCGCAACTTCAGGGATTCATCGCAACGACGAGCATGAAGCGGCTGGGGTAGGTCACGGAGTAGTTTGCGCGGCGGATGTGGACTAGGCCCTCCTCCAGGGGCTGGCGGAGGACTTCGAGGGCGGCGCGGTTGAACTCGGGGAGCTCGTCGAGAAAAAGGACGCCGTTGTGGGCGAGACTCACTTCGCCCGGGTGCGCGTGCTGGCCGCCGCCGGCGATGGAGACGGTGGTGGAGGTGTGGTGCGGGCTGCGAAATGGGCGCGTGACGATGAGCGATTCTTTTCGCGTTTCCACGGGGCACACGCTGTAGACGCGGGTGGTTTCGAGGGACTCCTCGAAGCTCATGGGCGGGAGAATGCCGGGGATGCGCGACGCGAGCATGGTTTTTCCGGTTCCCGGCGGGCCGACCATGAGGATATTGTGTGCGCCGGCCGCGGCGACGGTGAGCGCGCGCTTCACATGGCCCTGGCCCTTAACTTCGCTGAGATCGGGCACGCGGAGGTGTGCGGTCTGGAAGAGATCGTCCACGGGCGTGCGGTGCGGTGGGATTTCCTCGTCGCCGGCGAGGAAGGCCGCGGCCTGCTCCAGTGATTTGACGGGGATGACCTCACAATCCTGCACGACGCCGGCCTCGTCGGCGTTCATGGCGGGCAGCATGATGCCGCGGAGGCCCTGGTCGCGGGCGCAGATGGCCATGGCGAGGGCGCCGGCCACCGGGCGGAGGGAGCCATCCAAGGCGAGTTCGCCGACAAAGGCGTATTCGCGGAGGGGTTCCCCGTTGATCTGGCTGTTGGCCGCGAGCAGGCCGAGGGCGATGGGGAGATCGAGCGCGCTGCCTTCTTTGCGCATCCCGGCGGGGGCCAGGTTGACGACGTTCCAGCCGCGGGGGTAGCGGAAACCGGAGTTGCGCAGGGCGCTTCGAACCCGGTCGTCGCTTTCCTTGACGGCGGCGTCCGGCAGCCCGACGATGCGCGTGCCGTTGGTCTGCCCGCCGGAGTGGTCGACTTCGATGGCGACCGGAAAGGCGTCGATGCCGAGAACGGCGGCGGATTGTACCCGAGCCAACATGGTGAAAAGCCCCGCGTGAGGGTGAAGTGCGTCCCGATAGACTGCGTCCCGATATACTGCGCGGCCATTGTGGGGAATTGGCGGGCGGGCTGTCAACCGGCGGCGCGTGGCCCGGGAAACGCGCGGCGTAGTATAGTGGGCGGCGCGGGCGAGAACCGGGCCCGAATGGAAGGTGAAAACACGCTTGTGACGTCACGGAGCAGTACATCCGGCGCGCCGCCGCTGGCGCTTTTCGGGGCCCCGCCGCGCTTCGGCGCGCCCGTTCCCCTTCACCGGCCCCACGTGGGCCGGCGGGAGCAGGTGCTGGCGCGCCTGGGCGAGCTGCTGGACGGGGCCGATCCGGAGGGCGCGGGGCTGATTGCGGAGTTCGAGGCGCGCATTGCGGACGCGGTGGGCGCGCCGCATTGCGTGGCGGCGTGCAATGCGGGCGTGGCGATGGAGATCACGATCCAGGCGCTCGATCTCAGCGGCGAGGTGATCCTGCCGGCCTTCATGTCGCCGGCGGCGACGCACGCGCTGTGGCGGCACGGGATTACGCCGGTTTTTTGTGATATTGATCCGCGCACGCGCACGCTGGACCCGCGGAAGGCGCGCGCGCTGATTACGCCCCGGACCACGGGGATCATCGCGGCGCATTTGTGGGGCGAGCCTTGCAATGTGGGCGCGCTGGAGGCGCTGGCGCGAAAACACGGGCTCCGGCTGATCTTCGATGCGCGGCACGCGTTTGGGGTGGCGTGCGGCGGGCGCCTGCTCGGGGGCCACGGCGACGCGGAGGTGTTTTCCTTCGATTCCGCGAGCGTGCTGTACGCCGGTGACGGCGCGGCGATAACCACCGGCGACGCGGGCCTGGCGCGGCGGCTCCGGATCTTGCAGAATCTCGGGCTGGACGAAGACGGCGCGGCGGTCTGCCTGGGGCTGGATGGCCGCATGACGGCCGCGTGCGCGGCGGTGGGCCTGGGGTGCTTTGAGCGGGTGCAGCATTTCATTGAAGTGAACGGGCGCCGGGTCGCGGCGTATGACCTGCGGCTGACAGACGTACCCGGGATCCTGGTGCTTCATGATGAAGCGCGGGAGCAGCGGACCTGGCAGCACGCGGTGGTCGAGGTGGATCAGGCGGCGGCCGGGCTGAGCCGCGACGCGCTGATGGCGGTGCTCCGCGCGGAGAACGTGCTGGCCGGGCGAGCGTACTATCCCGGGGGCCACCGCATCGAGCCCTACCGCCGGGCCAACGCGGAGGCGTGGCTGCGGTTGCAGGCCACGGAGCGCCTGGCGGAGCGCGTGCTGTGCCTGCCGGCGGGCGCGGCCGCCGAGGAAGCCGACATCGACCAAATTTGCGAGGTCATCGGGCTGGCGGTGCGCCACGCCGCCGCGATCATGGAGCGGCTCAGCCCGCCCGCCCGCGCGGGCCTGGGCCGCCGCCCGGTCCGGCGCGGCCCGGGCTGAGGCGGGCGCTCAGTGGCGGGATTGTCGGGCGCGCCTACAGGTGGAAATCGCCCGCGGCCTCGGGCTGGTACAGGATCTCCTCGACGCGAAATTGCGTTTCGCCGCGCGGCAGCCGCACCTCGAAGGTATCGCCGGCGCGCAAGCCGAGCATGGCGGTTCCCAGGGGCGCGAGCACGGAAATGCGGGCGCGGGAGGCGTCGCTCTCCTCGGGATAGACCAGGGTGCATTCCAACTCCGAGCCCGTGCTCAGATTCGCGAGGCGCACCCGCGATCGCATCGTGATGAGATCGGGGGGCACTTCGCCGGCATCCTCGAACACCTCGGCGCGTTCGAGTTCGCCCGCCAGCTCGCGCAGGTGGGGGCGTTCGCGTTCGTCGGGCTGTGTGATCGGGTTTTCGAGGAACTCGCGCAAGCGGTCGCGATCTTTGGGCGTGGTCCAAATGGTCTTGGTCATGTCGTAATTTCCTTGTTTTCGGGTTGGGGGCCGCCTTCAGATATGCCAGTCGCCCGCGGCCTCGGGCTGGTAGAGAATTTCTTCCAGGCGGTAGACCGCCTCGCCGCGTTTCCCGCGCACCTCAAACACATCTCCGATGCGGCGGCCGAAGAGCGCGAGGCCGAGCGGGTCGAGCACGCACACATTCACGGGGTGCGTATGCATCTCGCGCGGAAAGACCAGCACCGCGATTTGCTCGGCGCCGCTTTTCCGGTCGCGGATGCGCGCGCGCGAATTCATCGTGACGACATCGGCGGGCACTTCGCGCGGCGAAATCACGCGGGCTTCGGTCAATTCGCGATCCAGGGCGTCGGCGCTGTCCTGCCATTCCTTTCGGCCGAAAACGCGGACTACCGCGATGAGCTCCTTGAGGCGATCCAGGTCATACTGGTTCACGCAGGTGGCGCGGTACTCCGCTATGCCGGGGACGGCGTCCCGGCGATCCGGCGAAGCTCCCTCCATGAGCCGAAAGAGCATATCCCGCATTTCACGAGCGGCCTTGGCGATGGAATCCGCCTGGATGCTCCCGCTCCAGTAGCCCATGAACGAGGTTACGAGACCGTCGAGGTAGACGGCCATTTTCACCGCGGACGTGTCGCGGCGCCCATGGGCCTTTCGGTAGCGATCGAAACAGTGCTCCACGAAATCGACGTAGCGCTTGTGCAGCTTGTTGACGCGCGGGCCGAGCTGCTCCGGGCTGGGCTCGATCCCGAGGTAACTCGGGAACGAGAACGGCTGGAAGAAGAGCCGGTCCTTGTTGTGGTTGTAGAGCCGGAGGCGGATCACGTCGAGCACAGCCTCCTCGGGGCTTGCGGCCTTGACGAACGACGTAAGCCGCTCCAGCACCGCCTCGCCGATCCGTTCCGCGACCTGGGCGTAGAGATCTTCCTTTCCCTGGAAGGTGTTGTAGAGGGTTCCGACGGACACGCCGGACTCCCTCGCGACGGCTTCCATGGTGGTTTGTGCGAAGCCGCGCGACTGGAAGAGCTGTTCGGCGGCGTCGAGGATATCGTGGAGACGTTTGTTGTGGGCCATGATGTACACCCGAATTGAAGAGTAATTCAAAATTGAGCGCACATTCATTCTAACTGATATTTCGGGGTTTGTCAAAAACCTGGTCCCGTAGGTGGGGTTACGGTCGGCCGCACTGCGGACTGGGATGTCCGCAATCCTTTGCGCCTTCGGCGCGTTGCGGGCGGGCCGTCCACCACGGCGCATCTTCGACCCGCGGTCCCATTGGGCCAGGCTTTTGTTGTGGTGTGGGGTGATGTGGGAGACGCGGGCTTGCTTTGCCGCGGACATGTCCGCGATCCTCGCGCCTTCGGCGCGATGGACAGCCGGGACGGCTATCCTACATTTGCGCCTTTCGGCGCTGAACACAGCCGGGACGGCTGTGCCACTTTCTTTTTGAGATGGTTTTGGTGGGGGGGGCAGGGGAACTTCTTGGAGGTGGGCTCCCGTTGCCGCAGACAGGAATGTCCGCGATCCTTTGCGCCTTTCGGCGCTGAACACAGCCGGGACGGCTGTGCCACTTTCTTTTTGAGGTGGTTTTGGTGGGGGGGCAGGGGAACTTTTTGGAGGTGGGCTCCCGTTGCCGCAGACAGGAATGTCCGCGATCCTTTGCGTCTTTCGGCGATTGACAGGCGATCATACTGTGCGGGCGCGTGGACTCGGGCGCGCGCATCCCGTAGAATAGCGATTGTGTTTGTTGACGCCGCCATGTTGGGGCCGCGCTTCCGGTGTGGATGGCGCCGCGCGCCGCCTGGGGCCATGAAAGGACTTTCGCATGCGACTCCCCCTGCTACTTGCCGTGATGGTATTCGCCGTGACGCTGCCGGCCCTGGAAATTTCGGAAGGCTCCCGGATGATCCGGGTTCCGTACAACCATCCGGGCCTGGTGTCGGATCTGGGGGTGGGGCTTTGGGCGACGCCGATGCCGATCGACTGGGACGGGGACGGGGACTACGACCTGCTGTGTTACACGGTGGACAAGCCCTACAACGGCATTTATTTTTTCGAGAATGTTTCGGGCAATGTGGATTGGCCGATCTTCAAGCCGGCGGTGCGCCTTTCTCCGGCGAACCGGAATGTGATGATCTCATATGATGGCGACGAGTATTTCGTGACGGAGCCGGGCAAGGTGTATCCGGATTTCCAGAACACGTTTCTGGAAAACCCGGTGGCGATTCCCTATGAGCCGACGTTTCGTGCGACGCGCGCGAACCAGTGGAAGTTTGTGGACTACGACGGCGACGGCGTGCGCGATCTTGTCGTGGGGGCGGGCGACTGGACCGAATATGGCTGGGACGATGCGTATAACGCGCAGGGCGAGTGGACGAATGGCCCAATCCGGGGCCATATCTACGTGATGCGCAACACGGGAACGAACGCGGCGCCGGCCTACGCCGAGGCGATGCAGGTACGGGCGGGCGGCGCGCCGCTGGATGTGTTCGGGTGCCCCTCCCCCAATTTCGTGGATGTGGACAACGACGGCGATCTGGATATCATCGCGGGGGAATTTCTCGATCGTATCAGCTATTTTGAGAACACCGGCACGCGCACGGAACCCGTGTACGCGGCGGGGCGCTTCCTGGAGATCGATGGCGAAACGCTGCACCTCGATTTGCAGATGCTTCAGGTGGTGGCGTTCGACTGGAACCGCGACGGCCATGTGGACATTATCGTGGGCGAGGAGGATGGCCGTGTGGTGATGCTGCTTGGGACGGGCCGCTTGAACGATGGTCTCCCGGAGTTTGCGCCGCCGCGCTATTTTCAGCAGGAGGGCCAGTGGCTCAAGGTGGGCGCGCTTTCGACGCCGGTGGGCGTGGATTGGGACGGGGACGGCGACGAGGACCTGATCGT encodes:
- a CDS encoding CDP-alcohol phosphatidyltransferase family protein, which gives rise to MNYRPRERSNFWIVQATTILRLALLLPVTLMILSGNDFSWLVLTCLVLATLLDFFDGKLARRLGQCTAFGQFLDQFADRTFYLACGTLLIFHTVRTGQMGYGQWLTILIVFFLARDHLASSLQIMKTKLPTAYETHDHIINKVSRRRTLVCFPMIWVTYCSVSVPASANATLPIFAHTLEVAALIVTLASIIHYLWCYRRVIAKAARTESA
- a CDS encoding recombinase family protein; this encodes MTKRVGIWVRVSTEDQARGESPQHHEQRGRYYAEAKGWQVVEVYRLDGVSGKAVKDHPETRRMLADIQRGHVTALIFSKLARLARNTRDLLDFADIFHAHGADLISLQEAIDTSTAAGRLFFTIVAAMAEWERAEIAERVAASVPVRAKLGKPLGGQAPYGYDWQDGKLVVNPNEAPVRKQMFELFLQHRRKKTVARLLNESGYRTRSGGLWSDTTVDRLLKDPTAKGIRRANYTKSTGDKKHWVPKPESEWVLTEVEAIVSEDLWDQCNLILEDRRKQNAKRPGKKPVHLFAGIAVCHCGQKMYVPSNTPKYVCQKCRNKIPIADLEGVYFEELKGFFHSSTDITELLADANREIADREQLVKNLEREKVQVETDMDTLFNLHRQGEIPTQGFGKRYNPLQERLNQLEDEIPRLQAEVDYLKVNLLSADDVLYEAKDLYDRWPRLDADDRRRIVEHITDQIVVGQDDIEIHLAYVPVASELVANSPRNFRDSSQRRA
- a CDS encoding YifB family Mg chelatase-like AAA ATPase is translated as MLARVQSAAVLGIDAFPVAIEVDHSGGQTNGTRIVGLPDAAVKESDDRVRSALRNSGFRYPRGWNVVNLAPAGMRKEGSALDLPIALGLLAANSQINGEPLREYAFVGELALDGSLRPVAGALAMAICARDQGLRGIMLPAMNADEAGVVQDCEVIPVKSLEQAAAFLAGDEEIPPHRTPVDDLFQTAHLRVPDLSEVKGQGHVKRALTVAAAGAHNILMVGPPGTGKTMLASRIPGILPPMSFEESLETTRVYSVCPVETRKESLIVTRPFRSPHHTSTTVSIAGGGQHAHPGEVSLAHNGVLFLDELPEFNRAALEVLRQPLEEGLVHIRRANYSVTYPSRFMLVVAMNP
- a CDS encoding DegT/DnrJ/EryC1/StrS family aminotransferase; amino-acid sequence: MEGENTLVTSRSSTSGAPPLALFGAPPRFGAPVPLHRPHVGRREQVLARLGELLDGADPEGAGLIAEFEARIADAVGAPHCVAACNAGVAMEITIQALDLSGEVILPAFMSPAATHALWRHGITPVFCDIDPRTRTLDPRKARALITPRTTGIIAAHLWGEPCNVGALEALARKHGLRLIFDARHAFGVACGGRLLGGHGDAEVFSFDSASVLYAGDGAAITTGDAGLARRLRILQNLGLDEDGAAVCLGLDGRMTAACAAVGLGCFERVQHFIEVNGRRVAAYDLRLTDVPGILVLHDEAREQRTWQHAVVEVDQAAAGLSRDALMAVLRAENVLAGRAYYPGGHRIEPYRRANAEAWLRLQATERLAERVLCLPAGAAAEEADIDQICEVIGLAVRHAAAIMERLSPPARAGLGRRPVRRGPG
- the rnk gene encoding nucleoside diphosphate kinase regulator, encoding MTKTIWTTPKDRDRLREFLENPITQPDERERPHLRELAGELERAEVFEDAGEVPPDLITMRSRVRLANLSTGSELECTLVYPEESDASRARISVLAPLGTAMLGLRAGDTFEVRLPRGETQFRVEEILYQPEAAGDFHL
- a CDS encoding TetR family transcriptional regulator, with the protein product MAHNKRLHDILDAAEQLFQSRGFAQTTMEAVARESGVSVGTLYNTFQGKEDLYAQVAERIGEAVLERLTSFVKAASPEEAVLDVIRLRLYNHNKDRLFFQPFSFPSYLGIEPSPEQLGPRVNKLHKRYVDFVEHCFDRYRKAHGRRDTSAVKMAVYLDGLVTSFMGYWSGSIQADSIAKAAREMRDMLFRLMEGASPDRRDAVPGIAEYRATCVNQYDLDRLKELIAVVRVFGRKEWQDSADALDRELTEARVISPREVPADVVTMNSRARIRDRKSGAEQIAVLVFPREMHTHPVNVCVLDPLGLALFGRRIGDVFEVRGKRGEAVYRLEEILYQPEAAGDWHI
- a CDS encoding VCBS repeat-containing protein; amino-acid sequence: MVFAVTLPALEISEGSRMIRVPYNHPGLVSDLGVGLWATPMPIDWDGDGDYDLLCYTVDKPYNGIYFFENVSGNVDWPIFKPAVRLSPANRNVMISYDGDEYFVTEPGKVYPDFQNTFLENPVAIPYEPTFRATRANQWKFVDYDGDGVRDLVVGAGDWTEYGWDDAYNAQGEWTNGPIRGHIYVMRNTGTNAAPAYAEAMQVRAGGAPLDVFGCPSPNFVDVDNDGDLDIIAGEFLDRISYFENTGTRTEPVYAAGRFLEIDGETLHLDLQMLQVVAFDWNRDGHVDIIVGEEDGRVVMLLGTGRLNDGLPEFAPPRYFQQEGQWLKVGALSTPVGVDWDGDGDEDLIVGDTAGYISFVENLGGGATPTWARPVYLKAGGETIRIQAGPNGSIQGPAEAKWGYTVLNVADWDHDGLHDIVINSIWGKVEWFKNIGAPGKPELAPAQPVTVAWEGPAPKPAWNWWDPEGNALVTQWRTTPQVIDLNGDGLNDLVMLDTEGYLAFYERARDGENLTLLPPKRIFQDENGETLRLNERDAGGSGRRKFVLTDWDGDGKIDLLLNSKNMDFLRNIAEAPGEYRFKNEGLVDPHLLAGHTTSPATVDWNGDGISDLLIGAEDGFFYYVENPRTAP